The Primulina eburnea isolate SZY01 chromosome 6, ASM2296580v1, whole genome shotgun sequence genome contains a region encoding:
- the LOC140834099 gene encoding uncharacterized protein translates to MASSADPVFLKDEKLRQLAQLIRGHEVNNLYHITFQNLGDQLEYLRMSNNNMASVGTLLDQCNAIVIRYKDDGVRGPIADQILVYAEHCLNNALQIIRNYTLRRSYLDKMMDHHLQLFQALEELDTSSQDAVVDFTESIQEYDRLVVSYMRLNLNSHASAEFSRYLRNVGIGFNELVRSYQSRLGYTGRFEDLEIEQKIEVYAAIIEASGRLSVLLGEQGKGDIVTASSITYRGKKSKYGSDPMFLIDVGQVIWDVYSSDQPITTATREALVRAAEKGGAALGKLVGAAISTQLTGVAATPLFVTAVGLAGGFVGGFILGIVAGFLFDRIFGSGGAAVLPTDGFILYVATMPNGHDLAKQIANI, encoded by the exons ATGGCCTCCTCTGCAGATCCTGTTTTCCTGAAAGATGAGAAGCTCCGGCAGCTCGCCCAGCTTATTCGCGGCCACGAAGTTAACAACTTATACCACATAACATTCCAAAACTTAGGGGACCAACTCGAATACCTCAGGATGAGCAACAATAACATGGCATCCGTTGGTACACTCCTGGATCAGTGCAATGCGATAGTGATCAGGTATAAGGACGACGGTGTTCGCGGGCCCATTGCCGATCAGATTCTTGTCTACGCAGAGCACTGCCTCAACAATGCACTTCAGATCATCAGGAACTACACTCTGCGAAGGAGTTATCTCGACAAAATGATGGATCACCACCTGCAACTCTTCCAAGCGCTGGAGGAGTTAGACACTTCGAGTCAAGATGCTGTGGTTGATTTCACCGAATCCATTCAGGAATACGACCGATTGGTTGTTAGCTACATGAGGTTGAATCTCAACTCTCATGCTTCGGCAGAATTCTCAAGATATCTCAGGAACGTCGGCATTGGCTTTAACGAACTAGTTCGAAG TTATCAAAGTAGGCTTGGGTATACGGGACGGTTTGAGGACTTGGAAATAGAGCAAAAGATAGAGGTATATGCCGCAATAATTGAGGCATCGGGCCGGCTAAGTGTATTATTGGGCGAGCAAGGGAAGGGAGACATAGTTACGGCTTCGTCAATAACATATCGAGGGAAGAAATCGAAATATGGTTCAGACCCCATGTTCCTGATAGATGTGGGACAGGTAATCTGGGACGTGTATTCGTCGGACCAACCAATCACGACGGCCACGAGAGAGGCCTTAGTTCGGGCAGCAGAAAAAGGTGGAGCAGCTTTGGGAAAGCTTGTGGGAGCTGCAATATCAACTCAGTTAACTGGTGTAGCAGCTACTCCGTTGTTCGTCACGGCCGTCGGACTAGCCGGAGGATTTGTGGGAGGTTTTATTCTTGGAATCGTTGCCGGCTTCTTGTTCGACCGGATTTTCGGCTCCGGTGGGGCAGCCGTCCTTCCGACTGATGGCTTTATCCTCTATGTTGCTACCATGCCTAATGGCCACGACTTGGCCAAACAAATTGCCAATATTTAA